Genomic segment of Gammaproteobacteria bacterium:
CCTGGGGCCGAGCGGCGGCAATATCGGCATCGGTTTCGCCATTCCCTCGAATATGGTCAAGGACGTGATGAGCCAGCTGATCGAATACGGTCAGGTGCGCCGCGGCCGACTGGGGGTCATCGCCCAGAACCTCACGCCTGAACTGGCCAAGGCCTTCAACATCAAGTCCGGCACCAAGGGCGCGGTCATCTCCCAGGTCGAGCCGCATTCCTCGGCCGCCAAGGCGGGCCTGCGTGCCGGCGACGTGGTGACCGGCGTCAACGGTCAGCCGGTTGCCAGTGCTTCGGATCTGCGCAACGTGGTCGGCCTGCTGCGGGTCGGCACCGAGGTGCGCATGCAGGTGCTGCGCGACGGCAAGACCCGGGATCTGGTCGCCAAGATCGACCAGGCGGCGACGCAGAGCGTCGACGGCGGGCGTGTGGCCAAGGCGCTGAGCGGACTGGTGCTGGCGAATATCGACGCCGATTCCCCGTTGCACGGCAAGGTTAAGGGTGTGCTGATCGCGGGCGTCGATCCGTCTTCCGAAGCGGCCCAGGTGGGCCTGCAGAAGGGGGATGTGATCACCTCGGTGAACAAGCGCGCGGTGACTGACATCAAGGAGCTGGAGGCCGCCGCCCGCGGCACGGACGGTGCGGTGCTGTTGAACATCTGGCGCCAGGGCAATTCCCTGTTCGTGGTGCTCGGACAGTAACGGAAACGCCCGCCGGGGCGATGCTCCGGCGGGCGTTCGCTTCAACTACCGGACTTAACAGGTTGTTATCGCTCAGGTGAGCACGATTTTGACGCCCTATCGTGCCGCATGAGTAGATAAAAACAGCCTGTTAGCCGGGCGTGTTGTGTTCCACCCAGCGCTCGCTACCGTCGGTGAGGGCCTCCTTCTTCCAGAAGGGGGCCTTCGACTTCAGGGCCTCCATCAAAAACCGGCAGGCCTCGAAGGCTGCGGCACGATGCGAGCTCCACACCGCGGCCAGCACGATGGGTTCGGCCGGTTGCATCTCGCCGACCCGGTGCACGATCAGGCCGTCTTCAAGCGGCCAGCGTGAAAGCGCCTCGTCCAGCAGGTTTTCCAGCACGCGTTCGGCCATGCCCGGATAGTGTTCCAGGGTCATAGTGCGGACGTTGTCGCCTTCGTTGAAATCCCGCATGCGTCCCACGAAACAGGCCGTCGCGCCCAGGCCGGTATGGCCTGCGTGCTCGCGCTGTTCGTAGTCCTGCAGGGTCTGCCAGGGGTCGAACGGGGCGGTGAGGATGCGGACCGCGGCCATTCAGCCTCCGGTCACCGGCGGGAAGAACGCCACCTCGTCGCCGGTGTTTACCGCCTGATCCAGGGTGGCGTACTCCTGGTTCACGGCGATCAGCACGTTGGGCGGGAGTTCCGCCTCGCCGGTGGCGCGCTGCCAGATCTCGGCCACCGTGCCGGCGCCGTCCACGCGGTCGCCCTCGCGCCCCAGCCGGTCGCGCAGGCTGGCGAAGTATTTAACCGTAATGCTCATGTTCTGCTAACCTGATCCGTCTATCCGGGCATTTTAGCCCCTCTCCCGGCCCAATGCCGAAAGACCCTGCGGGCGCCGCTAGTAATGAGTGACTGGTCATGAGCGAATTGACGCATTTCAACGAGCGCGGTGAAGCGCACATGGTGGATGTCGGCGAGAAGTCCGAAACCCACCGGGTCGCGGTGGCGGAAGGCCGCATCGCCATGAAGCCCGATACCCTGGAGCACATCCGCCTTGGGGATCACCGCAAGGGCGACGTGCTCGGCGTGGCGCGGGTGGCGGCGATCATGGGCGCCAAGAAGACCGCCGACCTGGTGCCGCTGTGCCATCCGCTGGCCCTGACCTCGGTCGAGGTGGACTTCGCGCTGGAGAAGGAGCCCGCCGCCGTGCGGGTGCACGCCCGGGTGGAGACGCGTGGGCGCACGGGGGTGGAGATGGAAGCGCTCACCGCGGTGCAGGTGGCGCTGCTCACGATCTACGACATGTGCAAGGCGGTCGATCGCGGCATGGAAATGGGGGGCGTGCGCCTGCTGCGCAAGTCGGGCGGACGTTCGGGCGACTGGCGCCGCTGAGCGATCCGTCAGCCCTTGGTCAGCAGGTCGCGCAGGTCGATCACCGCCGCATTGGCGCGCGACAGATAGGACGCCATCACCAGCGAGTGATTGGCCACCAGGCCGAAGCCGCTGCCGTTCAGGATGATCGGACTCCACACCGTCTGCTGGGTCGCCTCCAGCTCGCGAATGATCTGGCGCAGGCTGACCAGCGCATTCTTTTTCACCAGCACGTCGTGGAAGTCGTACTCCACGGCCTTGAGGAATTCGATCAGCGCCCAGGCCGAGCCGCGTGACTCGTAGAACACGTCGTCGATCTGCAGCCAGGGTGTCTTGACCTCCATCTCGGAAGGACGCGGCGTGGCCTGATGCGCGGCGGTGTCGCCGGCCAGGTCGGTGTTCACGCGCATCTGCCCGACGCTCGCCGAGAGGCGCTGCGACAACGAACCGAGGCGTTTGCTCACCAGGCCCAGCCATTGATTCAGGTTGTCGGCGCGGGTGTAGAACTGGGCGTCCGGGTCGTCCGCCTGGGCCAGCCGGTGCAGGTAGCGCTGCAGGGCCTTGATGCCTTCGCGGTACTGGCTCTCGGAAGGCGGGAACAGCCAGGACTCGCTGTCGAAGTTGAAGCGCGGTTCGGCGATCACCAGGTCCGGGTCCTCGGTGGACTGGGACTGGGAGCGCGAGAAGTCGTTGCGCAGCGCGTGGGCCAGGTCGCGCGACTGCACCAGCACGCCGAATTCCCAGTTGGGCATGTTGTCCAGCAGCACGCCGGGCGGCATCACGTCGTTGCTCAGGTATCCGCCGGGTTTGTCGAGCAGGGTGCTCATGACGGTGATCAGGGTGGCGGTTGTTACGTAGCCCGGCACGAGATGCTCGTGATCGCGCTCCGCCATGGCCTGGGCGTTGGCCACCACGTCGAAGGAGGCCGGCGTGCGGCTCCAGTAGATGCCGATGCCGGTCAGGACGATGACCAGGGTGATGGCCAGCAGGCCGGTGGTCCACAGGGCTCCGCGCGCACGCCAGGTTTCGGGGTGGTAGTAACGCAGCAGGCGGTCGAAGGCGTTCGTCGACCAGGTGCCGAAACGTGAGAAAGCTGTGCGTATCCGTTCTAACATCAGGGTATTCCCGGTGAGCAGGCCTTGGAAAAATGCATCGAGCGACCCGCGTGAACCTGTGTGGGCATTGTATACGCAATCTCCGGCGG
This window contains:
- a CDS encoding MoaD/ThiS family protein, producing MSITVKYFASLRDRLGREGDRVDGAGTVAEIWQRATGEAELPPNVLIAVNQEYATLDQAVNTGDEVAFFPPVTGG
- a CDS encoding molybdenum cofactor biosynthesis protein MoaE gives rise to the protein MAAVRILTAPFDPWQTLQDYEQREHAGHTGLGATACFVGRMRDFNEGDNVRTMTLEHYPGMAERVLENLLDEALSRWPLEDGLIVHRVGEMQPAEPIVLAAVWSSHRAAAFEACRFLMEALKSKAPFWKKEALTDGSERWVEHNTPG
- a CDS encoding DegQ family serine endoprotease yields the protein MRFAKVLFLLPFLMFVSVPVQAAIAPLPPMVNDQGEPSLAPMLKKVLPAVVNIATQGVEKVQNPLMQDPFFRRFFNLPDMPQERKVESLGSGVIIDAKKGYIVTNNHVIANANQITVNLRDGRQFKAKLIGTDPASDIAVIQIKAHNLTALTISNSSKLEVGDYVVAIGNPFGLGQTVTSGIVSALGRTGLGIESYEDFIQTDAPINPGNSGGALVNIKGQLVGINTAILGPSGGNIGIGFAIPSNMVKDVMSQLIEYGQVRRGRLGVIAQNLTPELAKAFNIKSGTKGAVISQVEPHSSAAKAGLRAGDVVTGVNGQPVASASDLRNVVGLLRVGTEVRMQVLRDGKTRDLVAKIDQAATQSVDGGRVAKALSGLVLANIDADSPLHGKVKGVLIAGVDPSSEAAQVGLQKGDVITSVNKRAVTDIKELEAAARGTDGAVLLNIWRQGNSLFVVLGQ
- the moaC gene encoding cyclic pyranopterin monophosphate synthase MoaC; translation: MSELTHFNERGEAHMVDVGEKSETHRVAVAEGRIAMKPDTLEHIRLGDHRKGDVLGVARVAAIMGAKKTADLVPLCHPLALTSVEVDFALEKEPAAVRVHARVETRGRTGVEMEALTAVQVALLTIYDMCKAVDRGMEMGGVRLLRKSGGRSGDWRR
- a CDS encoding DUF2333 family protein; amino-acid sequence: MLERIRTAFSRFGTWSTNAFDRLLRYYHPETWRARGALWTTGLLAITLVIVLTGIGIYWSRTPASFDVVANAQAMAERDHEHLVPGYVTTATLITVMSTLLDKPGGYLSNDVMPPGVLLDNMPNWEFGVLVQSRDLAHALRNDFSRSQSQSTEDPDLVIAEPRFNFDSESWLFPPSESQYREGIKALQRYLHRLAQADDPDAQFYTRADNLNQWLGLVSKRLGSLSQRLSASVGQMRVNTDLAGDTAAHQATPRPSEMEVKTPWLQIDDVFYESRGSAWALIEFLKAVEYDFHDVLVKKNALVSLRQIIRELEATQQTVWSPIILNGSGFGLVANHSLVMASYLSRANAAVIDLRDLLTKG